A window of the Lolium perenne isolate Kyuss_39 chromosome 7, Kyuss_2.0, whole genome shotgun sequence genome harbors these coding sequences:
- the LOC139833848 gene encoding uncharacterized protein: MPLLRVRLAQPRPPRVRVFAWLLVQNRLPSRANLLRKTILAEDESNCPLCGEVVETCSHLVFGCPFARSLWESIGASPPPSLLASDAALVSLPEGVPVATSSFFRLLCLWHLWKHRNGVVFRHLAPSLALVRKCCHDDALLWRYRLPLDHREDVLSWAALLGAHGG, translated from the coding sequence ATGCCCCTTCTTCGAGTTCGTCTGGCTCAACCACGCCCGCCTCGTGTGCGGGTCTTCGCCTGGCTATTGGTCCAGAACCGCCTCCCGTCGCGCGCCAACTTACTTCGGAAGACGATCCTGGCGGAAGACGAGAGCAACTGCCCCCTATGCGGTGAGGTGGTTGAGACCTGCTCCCACCTCGTCTTTGGCTGCCCTTTTGCCAGAAGTTTATGGGAGAGCATCGGCGCCTCGCCGCCGCCAAGCCTTCTGGCCTCGGATGCAGCCCTTGTATCCCTGCCCGAGGGTGTTCCTGTAGCTACGAGCTCCTTTTTTCGGCTGCTTTGCCTTTGGCATCTTTGGAAGCATCGGAACGGAGTGGTTTTTCGGCACCTCGCCCCATCTCTCGCGCTGGTCCGGAAGTGCTGCCACGACGACGCCCTTCTCTGGAGGTATCGTCTCCCTTTGGACCATCGTGAGGACGTGCTCTCCTGGGCTGCCTTGCTTGGTGCTCACGGCGGCTGA
- the LOC139833849 gene encoding uncharacterized protein, producing the protein MDGALQHPLVDGLPCPVLQYADDTLIILRAEEGAVHRLRGILDSFSCATGLVINFHKSMVVPMHVDEAMVAVVRTVLGCSVEGFPQTYLGLPLLADKLKLAAFAPLIAKVDKYLSGWRALLLSYGGRLALVNAILDALPTYAMGALDLPPRVLEAFDRSPRLLLGGRGPRLRSAMPHRLVAGLPVKGEGGLGVRSLRDQNDCLQVKLLHRLHSADDTSWPAWVWSSLGGNSLATERGVSLCGPHWSALRRLLPLYRSINMVSVDNGRATSFCFDVWLPIGE; encoded by the coding sequence ATGGACGGCGCCCTCCAGCACCCCCTCGTCGACGGGCTCCCCTGCCCCGTGCTCCAGTACGCCGACGACACACTCATCATCCTCCGGGCGGAGGAGGGTGCGGTGCACAGGCTCCGGGGCATCctcgacagcttctcctgcgccACCGGGCTCGTCATCAACTTCCACAAGAGCATGGTTGTGCCCATGCATGTCGATGAGGCGATGGTGGCCGTCGTTCGTACCGTCCTCGGTTGCAGCGTCGAGGGGTTTCCCCAGACCTACCTCGGCCTCCCCTTGTTGGCTGACAAGCTCAAGCTGGCGGCGTTTGCGCCGCTCATCGCCAAGGTGGACAAGTACCTCTCCGGGTGGCGGGCGCTGCTCCTATCTTATGGCGGACGCCTCGCGCTCGTCAATGCCATCCTCGACGCCCTCCCCACCTACGCCATGGGAGCCCTAGACCTCCCTCCGAGGGTTTTGGAAGCTTTTGACCGCTCACCGCGCCTTCTTCTGGGCGGCCGCGGACCGCGCCTCAGGAGCGCAATGCCTCATCGCCTGGTCGCAGGTTTGCCGGTCAAAGGAGAAGGGGGGCTCGGTGTCCGGTCGCTGCGTGATCAGAACGACTGCCTCCAGGTGAAGCTCCTCCATAGGCTTCACTCCGCGGATGATACCTCGTGGCCCGCGTGGGTCTGGTCCTCTCTCGGCGGCAACTCTCTTGCGACGGAGCGTGGCGTGTCGCTGTGCGGCCCTCACTGGAGTGCTCTCCGTCGGCTGCTGCCGCTATACCGCTCCATCAACATGGTATCCGTCGACAACGGGAGGGCAACGTCCTTCTGCTTTGATGTTTGGCTCCCTATTGgtgagtga
- the LOC127314204 gene encoding uncharacterized protein — protein sequence MAFNPNPPGLGFPLPFFPPPNNYAPLAPFRPMPPPSPFGPRPPPRPQPPPPPRTPPVQPPPPPRRAPPPPTQPPPPRRAPPPPTQPPPPPRRAPPPPTQPPPPPRRAPPPPTQPPPPPRRAPPPPSPPPPRRAPPPPSPPIRPPPPHPLAPPPPHISPPPPPPSPQPHVVIIVVFVSLSGLLLLACLAAFCLHKKKKRKTERKAEVLNFSDHVHVHKEAMPGPGGSKAVRLTVDEDVKFQEAVKKSEAGEASSTTAAGKGHHHSAWTWHKKQKSKTEQEAELVNVTGHFHLDEKIMQGPHGEKIEVLSEDEDVRFEEADNKEEASEKSKTRINKF from the coding sequence ATGGCTTTCAACCCTAACCCTCCTGGCCTCGGTTTCCCCCTCCCCTTCTTCCCTCCTCCAAACAATTATGCTCCTCTAGCCCCCTTTCgcccaatgcctccaccaagcccTTTCGGTCCAAGACCACCACCACGCCCTCAACCCCCGCCACCCCCACGCACACCACCAGTTCAgcctccgcctcctccacgaCGTGCTCCCCCGCCACCAACTCAACCCCCTCCTCCCCGCCGTGCTCCACCTCCACCCACTCAGCCCCCACCGCCACCCCGGCGTGCTCCACCTCCCCCCACTCAGCCTCCACCACCGCCACGTCGTGCCCCACCTCCGCCCACTCAGCCTCCACCACCGCCACGTCGTGCCCCACCCCCACCCTCACCACCACCCCCTCGCCGTGCTCCACCCCCTCCATCACCGCCCATTCGCCCACCGCCACCACACCCACTAGCCCCACCTCCGCCACATATCAgcccgcctccacctccacctagcCCTCAACCCCATGTGGTCATCATCGTGGTATTCGTCTCCCTAAGTGGGCTCCTCCTATTAGCATGCCTAGCTGCATTTTGCTTGCACAAGAAAAAGAAGCGGAAGACAGAAAGGAAGGCAGAGGTGTTGAACTTCAGCGATCATGTCCATGTCCACAAGGAGGCCATGCCTGGCCCAGGGGGCTCCAAGGCCGTCAGGCTTACAGTGGACGAGGACGTCAAGTTCCAAGAGGCAGTGAAGAAGTCAGAGGCCGGTGAGGCATCGAGCACCACGGCAGCAGGGAAAGGACATCACCACAGCGCATGGACGTGGCACAAGAAACAGAAGAGCAAAACAGAGCAGGAGGCAGAGCTTGTCAACGTCACCGGACATTTCCACCTCGATGAGAAGATTATGCAAGGGCCTCACGGCGAGAAGATTGAGGTCCTTTCAGAAGATGAAGATGTCAGGTTTGAAGAGGCGGACAACAAAGAAGAAGCATCTGAAAAATCGAAGACGCGCATCAACAAGTTCTAA
- the LOC127314203 gene encoding chromatin assembly factor 1 subunit FAS2 homolog, with protein MRGGTVQINWHDLQPVLTLDFHPVSRRLATGGGDHDIKIWAIASDDSDKKLPTASYLTSLSSHSSAVNVLRFSPSGENLASGSDGGGIILWKLHINDDGSEAWKVHKSLLFHCKDVLDLQWSSDGSFLVSASVDNTCIIWDANKGAMQQKLEGHLHYVQGVAWDPLGQYIASLSSDRTCKIYANKPQGKSKNMEKMNFVCQHTLVKAELQSHDDSKPTVKTHLFHDETLPSFFRRLAWSPDGSFLVLPAGQCKYSSEVVNTAYIMSRRDLSRPAIQLPGASKAIVAVRFCPVLFSLRGSQSEGLFKLPYRAIFAVATFNSLYVYDTESAAPILIHAGLHYAAITDIAWSSDAKYLALSSRDGYCTIIEFENEELGQPHIIPGKKEVTEANVTCINQKPLTVDSMEVDFGTSEVKMSACPADTMTTPPVLAKNSTLEPLKADSMEVDVGASKAKMEANPVTVEVTPPPVSAKKSASSNPTKKRITPIAMTTPPVLAINSTLGVKEVTEGTATCEDAKPLKVDSMEVDVGASKAKTEANPVSVEVTPPPVSTKKSASSKPTKKRITPIAIN; from the exons ATGCGCGGCGGCACGGTGCAGATCAACTGGCACGACCTGCAGCCCGTGCTCACGCTCGACTTCCACCCCGTCTCCCGCCGCCTCGCCACCGGCGGCGGAGACCACGACATCAAG ATCTGGGCGATAGCGTCGGACGATTCGGACAAGAAGCTCCCCACCGCCTCCTACCTCACCAGCCTCTCGTCCCACAGCTCCGCCGTCAACGTTCTCCGCTTCTCCCCTTCTG GTGAAAATCTGGCGTCCGGTTCCGATG GTGGTGGTATTATCCTTTGGAAATTGCATATCAATGATGACGGCAGCGAGGCCTGGAAAGTACACAAATCATTATT gttccattgcaaggacgTTCTTGACCTGCAGTGGTCAAGTGATGGTTCATTCCTTGTTTCTGCTTCAGTTGACAACACTTGCATAATATGGGATGCTAACAAAG GTGCGATGCAGCAGAAGTTGGAGGGCCATTTACATTATGTTCAGGGGGTGGCATGGGATCCTCTCGGTCAATATATTGCTTCTTTGAGCTCTGACAGAACCTGTAAAATATATGCAAATAAGCCTCAGGGAAAATCAAAGAATATGGAGAAGATGAACTTTGTTTGCCAGCATACACTAGTGAAGGCAGAACTTCAAAGTCATGACGATTCCAAG CCAACAGTTAAAACTCATTTGTTCCATGATGAGACATTACCATCTTTCTTCCGGAGGTTGGCATGGTCACCGGATGGATCTTTTCTGGTACTGCCAGCAG GCCAATGCAAATACTCATCTGAAGTGGTTAATACTGCCTATATAATGTCAAGGAGAGACCTGTCAAG GCCTGCAATTCAACTCCCTGGTGCAAGTAAGGCTATAGTAGCAGTTCGTTTTTGCCCTGTTCTTTTCAGCCTGCGCGGTTCTCAATCAG AAGGTTTATTCAAGCTTCCGTACAGAGCTATTTTCGCTGTTGCTACTTTCAACTCACTGTATGTCTATGACACTGAAAGTGCTGCTCCAATTCTAATACATGCTGGTCTACATTATGCCGCCATTACGGATATTGCATG GTCATCTGATGCAAAGTACCTGGCATTGTCATCGCGAGATGGTTACTGCACTATTATTGAGTTTGAGAATGAGGAACTGGGGCAGCCGCACATCATCCCTG GGAAGAAAGAAGTTACAGAAGCAAATGTCACATGCATTAATCAGAAACCATTAACAGTAGATAGCATGGAAGTTGATTTTGGTACCAGTGAAGTTAAGATGTCAGCCTGTCCCGCGGATACAATGACAACTCCACCAGTGTTGGCCAAAAACAGTACTTTAG AACCACTGAAGGCAGACAGTATGGAAGTTGATGTTGGTGCCAGCAAAGCTAAGATGGAGGCCAATCCTGTGACTGTAGAAGTGACACCGCCACCAGTGTCAGCCAAGAAGAGTGCATCGAGTAACCCCACTAAGAAGCGAATTACTCCCATTGCAATGACTACTCCACCAGTTTTGGCCATAAACAGCACATTGG GGGTGAAAGAAGTTACTGAAGGAACTGCGACCTGTGAAGACGCAAAGCCATTGAAGGTGGACAGTATGGAAGTTGATGTTGGTGCCAGCAAAGCTAAGACGGAGGCCAATCCTGTGTCTGTAGAAGTAACACCGCCACCAGTGTCAACCAAGAAGAGTGCCTCGAGTAAGCCCACTAAGAAGCGAATTACTCCCATTGCAATTAACTAA